In Canis aureus isolate CA01 chromosome 6, VMU_Caureus_v.1.0, whole genome shotgun sequence, one genomic interval encodes:
- the LOC144315283 gene encoding cofilin-1-like, with product MKVRKSSTPEEVKECKKAVLFCLSEDKKNIILKEGKEILVGDVGQTVDDPYATFVKMLPDKDCRYALYDATYETKESKKEDLVFIFWAPESVPLKSKMIYASSKDAIKKKLTGIKHELQANCYEEVKDHCTLAEKLGGSGVISLEGKPSSPLPGASGSPRPAHGGCRLPPSCQTVPHRSEIMAPVFLNLFHLA from the exons ATGAAGGTGCGTAAGTCTTCAACACCAGAGGAGGTGAAGGAGTGCAAGAAGGCAGTACTTTTCTGCCTGAGCGAGGACAAGAAGAACATCATCCTCAAGGAGGGCAAGGAGATCCTGGTAGGTGATGTGGGCCAGACTGTAGATGACCCCTACGCCACCTTTGTCAAGATGCTACCAGACAAGGACTGCCGCTATGCCCTCTATGACGCAACCTATGAGACCAAGGAGAGCAAGAAGGAGGACCTGGTGTTTATATTCTGGGCGCCTGAGTCTGTACCCCTTAAGAGCAAAATGATTTATGCCAGCTCCAAGGATGCCATCAAGAAAAAGCTGACCGGGATCAAGCATGAGTTACAAGCAAACTGCTACGAGGAGGTCAAGGATCACTGCACCCTGGCAGAGAAACTGGGGGGCAGTGGCGTCATCTCTCTGGAGGGCAAGCcctccagccccctgcctggAGCATCTGGCAGCCCCCGACCTGCCCATGGGGGTTGCAGGCTGCCCCCTTCCTGCCAGACG gttccacataggagtgaaatcatggCACCTGTCTTTCTCAacctgtttcacttagcataa